The genomic segment gtgcatcatttcaattttaagaattgctgcttcttctttgagccgaACATATGCAACTAGTTATTATATACAAGTAGACTGTGCATGACATCAGCagtgatttcatttttattttcagaccaATTATTGAGTTTAGGTTcactgtcaattctagcaacagaatctatttgaataagttaatatttgtttcagaataaaagccctgaactcagtatttttttgtgaagataagcacataatttaaaatcagatttgttaaatcatctgctgGACAGTTTTGGTCCACGGgccatttatttatatctatatatatatatatatatatatatgtatatatatatatatatatagatataaatatatatatgtatgtgtatataattaATTACATCCAACCAATACTAAAGTAACATAAGCAAGAGTAATTCATTTTTACCCTGGCTCAAACCTTATGGAACCTTCAAGGAAATTCTGATTATAAACTCAAcataacaaactaaactaatttTATAatatagggtttttttttactggaaacTATGATTGTTGTTGCCTTTCAAACTGATAAGAGACAACATTTAGAAACACTCTAATATCAGTATTGTTCTTATTTCAGAAgataatacattattttgaGAAATATTAGATTATTAGAAAGGAGGTTCTTGTgcaatttgaaattaaaatccGATCTGCTGCTGCCCCACAGATGCCAGCCCGAACTTCAGAGACCTCTTGGCTGTAGTATGTCTGTCCCATCGAGCTGAGCTCACCGTACGCCTGGATGTCTGTCGCAAGGTCAGTCTGCCCTCATGGTTCAACATCTGCTTCAAACGCTACAAGCTGTTTCATCCCAGACACGTTTATTATGCTGGTAATGAAAACAAGCTCCGTGTCTGCTCCTCTCTGATATTACCCCAGCTCTTTCATCTGATCTACTCCAATGAGGATTATGTGAAGCAGCTCGCCAAGCAGCCTGGCTGGCAGGACGTTCTCACCAAACTCTATGTGAAAGAGTCCTACGAGTCTCACACGGCCAGCATCGCCTCCGCGTCCAGCACCTCCTTTGAGCCAAGCTATCGGCCACATCTGCACAGAGACCAGTCTCAGGAATCCCACACGGACATCTTCCTGAGTTACCGCAACTCACAGGacatggaggaagaggaggaggaagatgaaggtgGCCAGCGGGACTTCTCGGAGGGATTCTCTGATTTCTCACAATCGCCTCCCAGTGGAGGGGGAGGCCCACTGAAGAACTTCACTGGCTCCCTCCAATTTAAGTCGTTTGATTCAATGGACCACGGCAGCCACTCATCCTCCACCTCCAATGCAGTCGATATCAACTCGTCTTCCACCAATGAAGAGGGGAGGGAGTACCACCCCCTCGCCCCCTTTGGTACTTCACCCTTAGATTTAGAGCTAGTCGGCATGGGAGAGACGGGCGCACACACTCCTGCAGGTAGTATGAATAACACACCGTCCCCACTGGAGCACTGCAAACCATTTCCACCTCTCAGGCCCAGGAAGAGTTCAAGTTTGTCCAACGTACTGGACGACACAAGCTACGGGACAGACCCTCCTACTGCAGACACAATCTCCAACACGTCCAACCCACAGGTTTGGCTCATTTTCTGCTGTGGAAGTCACTTATTTGCATTAGTGTGAATGTGAGCTTTGCGACTGAGTCGTGTTTCCGTTACAGCAGACGCCCGAAGAAGAGCTGTGCAACCTCCTCACGAACATCGTCTTCTCTGTGCTGTGGAGCGGCAGTGGAGCAGAGGGACCGGAGGACGtggtgtggagagagagaggacaagtcTTTTCTGTTCTCACCAAACTGGGCTCATCCTGCCAGCTGGTCCGGCCCCCTGACGACATCAAACGCAGGTCAGTGACAGTGATTGGAATAAAAGGAATTTCCTCGCCGAGAACAAGGAAATATCAAAGCTCCAGCGAGCTGCTGTTGCAAATGTTGAAAAACCAAGTGAACCACACCTTTGAATGGTGTCTAAATATTCCCAAATGTTCCCATCTGTGTGTCAGTCTGTTGGAGATGATGCTGGAGTCGTCGCTGTCAGACTTGAGAGACGCACAGGGAGTGTCTCTGCCTTTCTGTCCCAGTCTGGTTCGACTACTCAGGCTGCTGCAGGACTTCCTGTTTGCTGAGGGGACAGGAAACCACACGCTGTGGAGTGAAAAGGTAgcccacattcacaccacacACCCCACCTAACACCTAAAACCACTTTGATTTTGAACTGATCTGTGATCTGCTATTAAAAACCTATCTTCATCTTGACAAAAGGTTGGTTGTCAAGATGTCACGTTTAAaagattcaaaataaaagcatgtgcaTAAAAGTGTACATTtaactgcttttcttttcattttttaatgtgacGATTATTTTTAAACGATTGTTTCTTAGATTGTAGACTTGTATGTGGATGActtgtttgtgtattgtttgtttacagaccCTTTTGGGACGGCTGAAGTCATTATGAGTTTGAATGTGAACCCCTATTTAGTGTAGCTTGGCACAAAGAGAGTGATTATAACACAGCTAATTAAAATGTCTGCAACATAAACTCCCATAAAACCACAAATCATGTCTTTAACCAAACACATGAGACTGCAAAAGATCTGCATAGTTATTTTACTACTGATaaagttcagttcagtctgtgGCACACGCTATTCAACTATTCAGTGCAGGACAGTCAGAGGGTGTGGATGTTTAACTTCAGTTTTGTTCTCCTGAGTTCATGCTGGGCGGAGAGTCACGTTTGGGTGTAGGTAACATCTGAATCACCGTTTAAACACAGGTTAAGCTCGACTGACTTTAATGTACTAACTGTCTTTGGGTCGTTGTAGATGCTCCAAGGTGTGGGGAACAGGTCTTGCCTTTTTGTTGATTCCTTTGATGACAGCTGTTGTTGTATTGTAGATATTTGAGGGGGTAGTGAACCTGCTGGACAGGTTACAGGCCTGGCACAGCACCCCGGGCAGCCCCGGCAACACCGAGCTGAAGGAAATGGCCCAAATCGGCCTGAGAATCATCACCGCGTATATCCAACAGCAGAACTCGCAGGTCAGTTGCACCTTCACCTTGTTCTGTGCAGAACCAGCCAATCGACCATAAAGCTATACATATCTCACAGTTCACCGCTTTTACAACCCAAAATTAACTTAGGTTGCATAATTCATTCAACTTACAAGTACTTGATAAGTCCACTCAGATAAAGCAATAGCAAGAAATACCAAGCCTTCTAtggttttcttttcaaagacaTTCCTCTTGGGGAGTGTTCTGTATGAAAGGGCAGCTCCTCTCAGACTTATGAGTgctaccgctgctgctgctgctgctgctgcttgtgagtgggttcatctccaaagTGGTACAGCTCTGCCTGAAgccatctctttttttccaaatgtcagGTCTGAAATAAATTAACTTGACTGAATGCCAACATCGTAGCTGAGTCTTGGAAATTAAACAGACGGGTCTGGAACCACTTCAGTTCAGTGAATATACAAAACACACTGAGATGGAAATTAAAGAAATACTACTTTAGCTGTAGTGGAAGAAATAAATATGTACTTTTTCTCCCAACACTGCACTcctgtttagttttttgtacTAAATTCCTATACTTTGCTACATTTATCTCACCATGTATCAGAATTAAACATTGTGTCCAGGAGTACTTTCACTCCTGATACTGAAAGTACTTGCTCATATATAGGTACtttaatttaaagctgcagtgtgtaacgtttggtgatttttgttactttttgtaAGCTGCATCCTTAATcctgactcttcttcttctttttcattcttaaaaagttttctttttctaagtGTGCTTATATTTAAAAGGTGCACACCACTGTTTTACACATCACTCTACaggaagtgtttttgtttaacgtGCAATTTGAATGAAATGGAACGTTCAGTGTATGACTTATTTGTTGGTCCTCTACAGGTGTGTGTGATGGCCTATGTGAAGCTCCACAGCCTCCTCCAGACTGTGCTGTGTCTGAGCTGGGAGGAGGTGTGCTTTCTTCTGGGGCAGCTGGGCGCCCCCCTGTGGCCAGGAGGCATAATAGACAACACCATCTGTGGACAACCAGAGATTTTTTCCCAGCTGGTGCCCATAGTACGAACTCTGCTCGATCAGCACGCCGACCCCATCATCCTCCAGCGTCTGCTGCCAAACCTCCCCATCACCAATGGCAGCCCCACCTTTGCCCAGGACTTGAAGGTTTATAGTCTGACACTGGAGTGGCAGGAGTTTTATCAGCAGGAGGTCAGTTATGCTGGCAACCGTTATGCATTTAAAGctttttcatttatcttttatGGGGGGGGGTTTAAAGAGCccgttttttttgttaagaCTAAGTAGATGTAAACAACCATCCCACTCTCAGATAATGTTGGCTCTGCACTTTCCTACTACTTACATTACAGTCGGTGTCTGATTGATCTAAAGCTaagtttgtataaaaaaaaaaaatgccatcaCAAGTTtagaaaggaagaaaacactGTTTAAGTTGAACAGAGATCAGCTTATGCTCAAAGTAGAAGCTGAGATATTTTATGCACTGATGCCAAACAGACACACTCACCGCTGGCGGAGCACAGATTTATCTGTTGCTCTGTGTGACACGTGCATGTGcataaatctgttttgtttagaTTACGTTTGTACACGGATCTCGCTATCTGTGAGTTAGTGTGGCAGAACTTTGGCTGGTGTTAAACAGAGGGCCATGCGTGTAGaagcatgtatatatatctgCACTCTAGCTGTTTAtcttctgtatttatttacatgtgggTGTTGGGTAgtagtgtttttgtatttgtacagCTCCCTGTTTTCAGCAGCGTGAGAGCGTgagcacaaagaaaacaaacaacagagcagTCAAGAAAATCTATTCTGTTAGAATAAACAAAGAAAGTGTTCGAGAGGTTGTGATGGTGGGGTACACATTGAAACATATCAGCTGTTAGGTAtaagcttttatttattataatttgtgAGCTTTGCTGTCTTTAGTTTACTTGATTGTTTGACACAGTGATGACAAACGTGTCTCGCATGTTCCCTGTCATTCGTAAAGCGTGTGACTGTGTATCACTGAACGTCCTCTCACGTTGATAATCTTACTCTAGGTTCTACCAACCATGGAGCAGTACAAGCTGGACACTTTTGGGAGGAGCCATGACATCATGTCCAATTTCTGGAACTCCACCTTCGATGACCTGATGAGCACGGCCTTTAAACGGGACAAAGACAGATCTGACAGCAAATCGAAGTTTCAGGTCACCAGACTTTTCAAGGTTTCGTGCACGCAAACATGAAGTTTTGATCATATGATTGttgatttttgtatttatttatccattttaaACCAGGAAGTGATCGTAGACCCCTACCTAAAGCGAGTCAGGAGTGAGAACAACAGGTACCTCAGTTGTCAGAAGCAGAACTCTAACCAGCAGGGGGTGGTGTGGCAGCACTGGAGATCTCTCCGCAGACTTCTGACCAGTGAGAGAGGAGCGTGGGCCCACAGGTATTCTCACATCTAATTCACAATGTGCTGATTGTTTTCTGCcatatatttagtttttgaaCTTTTAGTTCTACCAAAGAGACGTAATAAAAAACGTTTCTCCACGCTGCTCTTTCACTGTCACTTCCTTCCCAGAGTTCAACCAGAGGTGAAATGGAAACTGTCCAACGCAGAGACGTATTCAAAAATGCGTCTGAAACTTGTGCCCAACTACAACCACGATCCTCACTGTGAGGCCAGCGCCCTGAGAGACAACATGGGTACGGTACACTTCTCTTCTTGTTGTTGCCGCATGCAAGCATGAATGCTCGGATCATAAGTTGTGTTCTTTTGGGACTTTTCAGGAGCTGATAGTCCTCGTAGCTCCGAACCTCTCCCACTGGCTGTTGCAAAGGAGGCGAAAGTGAGTGACATGGAGGATGATCAGTTGGGAGAAGAGGACCTGGTCTTTTTGGATCATAAGTAAGTCTTCAGTTGCCCCAGCATGTGTGCCAGGAAGcatcaacacaaataaaaactcaacATAGACCAGGCTTTAAGATATGTGAGGATCCTGAGCCGAGAATGTAATGGTTTACCTTATCTTGTGCCTTCAGGGGGGAGGGAGAAGACGAGAGCCAGAAAGAAAAACTGGTTCTGTCTGAAGACTGTGAACTCATCACCATCGTGGCGGTTGTTCCTGGTCGTCTGGAGGTTACCACACACCATCTTTACTTCTACGACGGCAACAGCGAgaaagaagagacagaggagggtAAGCTGTTAAGGATTAGTGTGccggcctttttttttttttaccgttcACCTTCAAAGGcttcaataaaaatgaataatatctCTGCTTTCAGGAATTGGGTTTGATTTCAAGAGGCCTCTGTCTCAGCTCAGAGAAGTCCACCTGAGGCGCTACAACCTGCGGCGGTCTGCACTGGAGCTGTTCTTCATAGATCAGGCTCACTACTTTATCAACTTCAGAAAGAAGGTGGCACTCAGTCCAAATGGAAtggtttttgcattttaattggAGTAAATAAAAGGTGACAGCTATGTGATGGTGTGACGATTAAAAGAACAACTTCATGTTTGTCCTTTCAGGTACGAAACAAAGTATACTCACGGATCCTGGGGCTGCGGCCCCCCAACTTGTTTTACTTTGGCTCCCGCTCCCCTCAAGAGCTACTGAAGGCATCTGGGCttacacaggtgtgtgtttatgtaaccAGTGATGTCGCACACTCTTGTATTGTATATACAGCCGGAACAAACACATAGCCTCTAAACATATAAAGTAATTAAGATTTATAAATAAGAAAACTACAGGATGGAAAAGTTTTCTTGTGTCTCGTCCCTGTCTCATCCCAGCAGAAAGGGAAACACCTGTAGACTGGGGGCATCcacaaaaatggacaaaggGGAAACAAACAACTGACACAAAAGTTCCACATGTCTGTCCAGTTAAATAATGGactataaaaatacattttggggaatcataaataaaaattattttaaaaagtacatacataaacacagagtACGACTTAATAATTGTGATTGTTACATTTCATCAATATAaagataatattaataataacgtGATACTAGGTCTGCAGACTGTGTTTAATCAACCAGATATTGTTGTGTTGAGCAGAAATGGGTGTGCAGAGAAATCTCCAATTTTGAGTATCTGATGCAATTGAACACCATCGCTGGACGCACCTACAACGACCTGTCACAGTATCCTGTGGTAAACGCTCACCCTCAGTTTACTTGTCATACTTTGTAATCCCTTCATTGCAAAAGGTGGTGCACTGTGAGCGTAAGGAGGCCTCACGTCTCACGTGcggttttgttggtttttttttcagttcccCTGGATTCTGGGCGACTACACATCTCCTGTTCTGGACCTGGAGGACCCGTCTGTTTTCAGAGACTTGTCTAAACCCATCGGTGTGGTCAACCCGCGGCACGCACAGAATGTCAGGGAAAAGTAAGGCCGTTTTATAACATactatgtatatgtgtattctTATCTGACGATATTGCAAAGCAGCAACTTTTATTATCTGTCTATTCTGGACCACATCAGatggtttttttgtgtttcaccAGGTATGAGAGCTTTGAGGACCCAACAGGCACTATTGATAAATTCCACTATGGCACACACTACTCAAATGCGGCAGGAGTCATGCACTACATGATCCGCATGGAGCCGTTCACCACCCTGCATATCCAGTTGCAGAGTGGCAAGTGGGTAGTTGGAGTATTATGCGAGTGCTTCATGTCATTTCCTGCTCTTATCTGGTCTCAGACTGGTTTATCTTGTCGTTGTACAGGTTTGACTGCGCAGACAGGCAGTTTCACTCGGTGGCAGCCGCTTGGCAAGCTCGCATGGAGAGTCCTGCTGACGTCAAAGAGCTCATCCCAGAGTTCTTCTATTTCCCGGAATTCCTGCAGAACATGAATGGTGAGAACCTACCCCTGTTTGTTGATGTGTCCACGCTTTGATTGCATAGCCGCTGTTGTGTGCGACCTAAGGAGCCTCATGCGTTGTTGCGTCATGCTCGCCGTAGGGTTCGACCTGGGACATTTGCAGATATCGCAGGACGCCGTGGCGGACGTTCTGCTGCCTCGCTGGGCGTCGTCAAGAGAGGATTTCATCAGGAAACACAGAAAAGCGCTGGTGAGTCTGCACAAACAGCCACAGCCTGAAAACCTAACACTGACTGACTCTCCTGCAGCTCTTTTACGATGACGGCATCCTGTATGTTTGACCCTAGGAAAGCGAGTATGTGTCCAATCACCTCCATGAGTGGATTGACCTGATCTTTGGTTACAAGCAGAGAGGCGAAGAGGCAGTGAACGCACTCAATGTCTTCTACTACTGCACTTACGAAGGTGAATATCTTTCTGTTATAAGTAAAGCTTTATCGCTGTCTGTGTCCCACAGACACTCATTCTTACTTGTTTGTTGTCGCTGATGCAGGTGCAGTAGATCTGGATGCAATCGCCAATGAGAATGAGCGCAAGGCCCTGGAAGGCATCATCAGCAACTTTGGACAGACTCCGTGTCAGCTTCTTAAGGTTCGTAGCAATCTCTCCTGCTACTTTTCAGAATTCAATCAAATGTTACGGtgctcagtttaaaaaaaaagctgcagcagTTTATGATGTTGATATACGATGTTCCTTTCTCTGCCCAGGAGCCTCATCCTCCTCGCATGTCAGCGGAGAACGCAGCCAGGCGGCAGGTCCGCCTGGACACCGTGCCCCAAAACATCTTCGAGGAGATCCAAAAACTCCGGCCATTTGTGGAGGTGAAGCCAAACATTCCTTTAATTCTTGTTGTAATGTGAACAAATCGGTTTTAGACTGACACAGCGTGATTCACTTTTCACAGGtttttaaactctgtgtttcctcttttcAAACTCTTCTGAGTTTAATTTCTCAATCTAACTTgtagtatttattttgtgtgttttttgtctgtgtagACTGGCAAAGCAATCGTTCCATTGCGCGGTCTAAACTGCGGCGTTTATCTGCTGTACATAAGACAATAAGCCTCTTgtatcttgttgtttttctaaatagATACCTTATGTCGTGTTGTTTAacgcgtgtttgtgtgcgccTCAGGTGGTTAGCGACGGGCTTCCCCTGGTGCAGGCGGTGGTGCCAAAGAACCAGAATCGCTCCTTCATCATCCAGGGCTCAGACATACTGGTATGAACACTTTCAGATGGGgcaaatttaaaaagtaaacacagatattattctgttttcatttccataTTGTGTCCTTATTTCTCTCCAGGTGACTGTGAGTTCAAACGGGTTGATAGGAACACACAGCTGGTTGCCGTATGACAAGAACATCGCCAACTATTTCACCTTCACTAAGGATCCCACGATGACGAATCCCAAGTCAGTGTCCTCAGGGAATCTGTTATTTAGCAATAAAATATCTCATAGTAGATGTCATGAGTTAGACAAATCCTGATTGTCTGGCACAGGATTTATTCCTGTTGATTTGTGCAATTTGAAAAATCCTCCCATTATGGTTTTCAGCATTTTCGAAGCATGCATAAAATTTCCCTGACAGTTGGTTTGAAGCATAACATCTGTGTGACCatcctctctccgtctctgaaGCTTCAAAGCCCGTGTCACTAATAGAAATCTGCCTTAATGGCTCTTATGTTACACTGAGTCACATAAACAGATAATAAAACCAGGGTACGAAGCATGTGAACACTGGGGTTTTTGGGaaagttttcatttttccagACCTCATGTTCATGACTCATGATTTAATGTCTTGATTATTAATTTCCACATTTCGGCCACGGCACAGTGTCACCTCTAACTTTGCTTTTAATCGTTTCCAACCCTCCTGTGTGGTGCAGAACGCAACGTTTCTTGACCGGACCTTTCTCTTCTGGGGTGGAGATCAGCGCTCAGGTGCTGGTGGTGTCTAATGACGGACGTCTGCTGTTTAGTGGAGGACACTGGGACAGCAGTCTCCGCGTCACCCAACTGGCCAAGGGCAAGTTGGTGGGCAGGATCTGCCGGCACATTGGTTAGCGCTCGTTTTCATACGATGGACTCATACACATTCAAGTTTTACATTGAATtgattcatttgtatttttggtgTGTTCCGCAAAGACATTATCACTTGCTTGGCTCTGGATCTCTGCGGCATCTACCTCATCTCTGGCTCGAGAGACACGTCCTGTATCGTGTGGCAGGTCCTACAGCAGGTGAACGTCCTCATGTTTACCTGTTGCTCACTCGCTTGTACGCATGTGCCTGATAATAAAGTCGGTGGCTCCCCCTCTCTCGTCCTGTAGGGTGGCTTCTCCAGTGGCCTGTCTCCTCGGCCGGTGCAGGTTCTCTGTGGACATGACCAGGAGGTCACCTGTGTCGCCATTAGCACTGAACTAGACATGGCTGtctcagggtcaaaggtcagtctttttttcttttttttaattaaatctctgaagtgaattctgctctatctctgtatgtttgtgcagcagcagtgggaatcacagggtacctcacgatactaTACGATaaacgatacatggtccatgataatatcacgatacaacgattctgtgacaATCAATATATTGCACGACAATCCTACAACGATACggcacaatatctgtctaagtgaagaaaacaaaacgtccgtgaaaagtgcaggatttttgttctgctgtttattcacaacatcaaaaacaaagtaTATAAAGGGTATGTATTGATCttttaacgtagctttctccgctGTTATCCCGCCGTAAACGCCCTCTTCTTAGACGGGtaaaagcagagaggaagtggTGTGGATCATTTTTCCCGCACAGGGAAGCAAAAAGGAAATGCTTGAATCAAGGGTCGCTCCTTCTCTCTCGGGGAACTTATGTATATGTAGTTAATATTGTATATAGTATTGTAGTATAGTATTGTTGTGATatttctctgctgctcacagcagacacactttcaacCTCTACAAGTGACGCTCCATGTTTCCGTGTTGGCAACGACGCTCTACGATGTTTTCTACCTGAACTGCAGTAgccattttaaatgtcaaaggtcaccaCTGTATATATTTTCCGTATATTCCATTTAAGTTACTGAAAACAAACTCTGAAGACAGTAGaaacttttaaaatgagtttttcaGGCAGTAGTCTAACAATGCAAGGGAAATATACAGTACGGTAcataatacacatacacagcacagaTCCATGATAACCACACTGTCATTGTGTATTGGAAAGAGGCACAGCTGTTTAAACCTGGTTTACTCTGTTGgctcaaaagaaaaaaaataggagAGATATAAATGTAATCTGCCTTTGCCGAGACTAAACCTTTGCCCTCTGCTGCAGTTGTTTGTACCTGGAAAGCATGATGCAAAGGGTAAAACCACAGTTCTGGTTGACTCTCAGATGGAAGATCCAGATAACATACACTCTGTCGCTTTGAGCTGTTGTTATAGGAGCTTTCATGTGGCTTTGATTTAAGtggaaagcaaaaacaaaccctgtCTAAACAGTTTTGTCGTCTCGTCTTGGATCTAAACTGACTCACACTCTCTGCTCCCTGTGCGTCAGGACGGGACTGTGATCGTGCACTCGGTCAGACAAGGTCAGTTCCTGCGAACGCTGCGACCTCCCGGGAATAGCTGTGTCCCTGCTGAAATCTCTGCGCTCCAGGTCGGCATGGAAGGTCACATTGTGGTTCAGACCTCGCTGGAGGAACACTGTAACAGAAAGGTACATGAAAATGACTGCAGACGCGCAGACACACGTGCTCCGCCTGCACAAGCTTGTAATCTTAATTCTCCTCATTCCTACAGGGCCAGTACTCCGTTCATGTTTACACTGTGAATGGATGTCT from the Solea senegalensis isolate Sse05_10M linkage group LG9, IFAPA_SoseM_1, whole genome shotgun sequence genome contains:
- the nbeal2 gene encoding neurobeachin-like protein 2 isoform X4; protein product: MSNHKGGGMASKERLYELWMLYYTKKDVGYLQQWLEAFVVSFERLIDVQSLEPRRLEECSSEVPLLPKEVLVFLSTQLWHSAQHLSGAAEENSSTPHPLLLIKFYIIVCRNMENIDKENIPGFVFETIRLLNFCLDQLKNGQGEQSSLQMVVQYGLVLCESLFDPYQTWRRRLAGEEVSLLERNKYKFSPLALPELLPALFHGSLQESEKIPEILTLRLVHLQGAVISGGKKNGLLSITPRSVEDLFSVLRAWCLRTSPETKDTGLPRLTLQCLTAMIHLLHTSSPAERQVEIRTILESYFQLLNWNRPLSSEQQDRQNWEDSLISLQSQMLTAVPEILQCPDRPVLQAVFLNNNCFEHILRLIQNSKVLEKGPDSITVHALGVLTAIMSNSRSAKEVFKERIGYSQLFDVLKSQGQPTKRLLQELMNMAVEGEHAHAHHLGISNDQPLLLLLQWLPDLSGKRELQLLVAQWLATVCRGSLSCRTVAVEAGMVGTLLQVLSQPERLDRQCADALLGLLQHLGSLCLKPEELKSLLRLLRVDQDSGALLGKLHPYCTRVIRVLSAMAAREGQDSALQYFDLTPPMAGIMVPTVQRWPGNGFAFHAWLCLNMEFPDERRPRANSVIGSDMGKGPRRKQLYSFFTASGTGLEAFFTMEGVLVVAVCTKKDYMAVTLPEHPLADSRWHSVAIVHIPGRRPFGQNLVSIYIDGEQCTTAQLRFPSLSEPFTSCCIGSAGHRTTTTTTSPNLHTQSTSTPSPEFAFPLHGPSLIRSQSFPVSFAGGHRGSTGESQVHTIAAGLQDTEWGTPSSLNGLLGNAFICYEALQPSQTKALFNAGPNHVSLFKVDGELSDLNSKLLLYYTPQAFKSQICLDLSPNHLYDGRLTGHRVVNCDIKDVVNVVGGIGVLLPLLEQVCDAEQVYNGGQEISDLLGPELTSSRGHAAMLLPLNKSAEGRLERNSIAAFLLMVKNLICHHPVNQESLLHNHGPSIIGAMLSRVPGCMMDMDVLIACQLLLEQVFNEGNSPLLQQLYHHLLFDFRIWTKSHFAVCLAHLQYLSSVIKKGKQSMKRKYGVQYILDTIRTFYSVEKDGNSMSDEKQTVQTSLFNMLKDFLKSPTPEELHSVLAYILSVGDEQQVVRALDVLYELLRSSPPREQVQAVLLERGVEQLYCLLLTPSYGDEARERVFRVLYKMLKSERVSERNKQRIKLKDFGYFGLVCFLDDCPVTTITVRCLYEQVLATDASPNFRDLLAVVCLSHRAELTVRLDVCRKLFHLIYSNEDYVKQLAKQPGWQDVLTKLYVKESYESHTASIASASSTSFEPSYRPHLHRDQSQESHTDIFLSYRNSQDMEEEEEEDEGGQRDFSEGFSDFSQSPPSGGGGPLKNFTGSLQFKSFDSMDHGSHSSSTSNAVDINSSSTNEEGREYHPLAPFGTSPLDLELVGMGETGAHTPAGSMNNTPSPLEHCKPFPPLRPRKSSSLSNVLDDTSYGTDPPTADTISNTSNPQQTPEEELCNLLTNIVFSVLWSGSGAEGPEDVVWRERGQVFSVLTKLGSSCQLVRPPDDIKRSLLEMMLESSLSDLRDAQGVSLPFCPSLVRLLRLLQDFLFAEGTGNHTLWSEKIFEGVVNLLDRLQAWHSTPGSPGNTELKEMAQIGLRIITAYIQQQNSQVCVMAYVKLHSLLQTVLCLSWEEVCFLLGQLGAPLWPGGIIDNTICGQPEIFSQLVPIVRTLLDQHADPIILQRLLPNLPITNGSPTFAQDLKVYSLTLEWQEFYQQEVLPTMEQYKLDTFGRSHDIMSNFWNSTFDDLMSTAFKRDKDRSDSKSKFQEVIVDPYLKRVRSENNRYLSCQKQNSNQQGVVWQHWRSLRRLLTSERGAWAHRVQPEVKWKLSNAETYSKMRLKLVPNYNHDPHCEASALRDNMGADSPRSSEPLPLAVAKEAKVSDMEDDQLGEEDLVFLDHKGEGEDESQKEKLVLSEDCELITIVAVVPGRLEVTTHHLYFYDGNSEKEETEEGIGFDFKRPLSQLREVHLRRYNLRRSALELFFIDQAHYFINFRKKVRNKVYSRILGLRPPNLFYFGSRSPQELLKASGLTQKWVCREISNFEYLMQLNTIAGRTYNDLSQYPVFPWILGDYTSPVLDLEDPSVFRDLSKPIGVVNPRHAQNVREKYESFEDPTGTIDKFHYGTHYSNAAGVMHYMIRMEPFTTLHIQLQSGKFDCADRQFHSVAAAWQARMESPADVKELIPEFFYFPEFLQNMNGFDLGHLQISQDAVADVLLPRWASSREDFIRKHRKALESEYVSNHLHEWIDLIFGYKQRGEEAVNALNVFYYCTYEGAVDLDAIANENERKALEGIISNFGQTPCQLLKEPHPPRMSAENAARRQVRLDTVPQNIFEEIQKLRPFVEVVSDGLPLVQAVVPKNQNRSFIIQGSDILVTVSSNGLIGTHSWLPYDKNIANYFTFTKDPTMTNPKTQRFLTGPFSSGVEISAQVLVVSNDGRLLFSGGHWDSSLRVTQLAKGKLVGRICRHIDIITCLALDLCGIYLISGSRDTSCIVWQVLQQGGFSSGLSPRPVQVLCGHDQEVTCVAISTELDMAVSGSKDGTVIVHSVRQGQFLRTLRPPGNSCVPAEISALQVGMEGHIVVQTSLEEHCNRKGQYSVHVYTVNGCLLSSFTTEEQVTALHLVNEYVILGTMQGSLHILDLYSLNAPVSPLALKIPVRSVSVTKEYSHILVGLEDGKLIVVGAGKPEEVRSGQFSRRLWGSTRRISQVSSGETEYIPTDNSGK